One Candidatus Thorarchaeota archaeon genomic region harbors:
- a CDS encoding shikimate kinase, with protein sequence MKNIALIGFMGTGKTVVGQALSSSINRPFVDTDLLIQKRAGKTIRQIFDSDGEQRFRDLESEVIEEVSGLDGYVISHGGGAVLRPENRWNIRKNSIVILLRASATTVFSRVSRSGERPLLTDRDRFDKICSLLRAREELYYKTMDLVIDTDSMTVLEVVEAIRRRLSL encoded by the coding sequence ATGAAGAACATCGCACTCATCGGATTCATGGGGACGGGAAAGACTGTGGTGGGACAGGCACTGAGTTCGTCCATCAACAGGCCCTTTGTAGACACGGACCTCCTGATCCAGAAGAGAGCAGGCAAGACAATACGTCAGATATTTGACAGTGATGGAGAACAGAGGTTTCGAGACCTTGAGTCTGAAGTCATAGAGGAAGTCTCCGGCCTGGATGGGTATGTGATAAGTCATGGTGGAGGTGCGGTCCTCAGACCAGAGAACCGATGGAACATACGAAAGAACTCGATAGTCATTCTGCTACGGGCGAGTGCGACGACAGTGTTTTCGCGAGTGTCCAGAAGTGGTGAACGTCCACTTCTCACGGACAGAGACCGTTTCGACAAGATATGTTCTCTTCTGAGGGCCAGAGAGGAGTTGTACTACAAGACCATGGACCTTGTCATCGACACCGACAGCATGACAGTCCTCGAGGTTGTAGAGGCGATAAGAAGGAGGCTATCACTATGA
- the trpA gene encoding tryptophan synthase subunit alpha, translating into MMRTRNPNPLDVVMSEGHPILMAHVYSGDPTAEFSHQLIRTLTSNGVDIIEFGIPFSDPTSDGVTFQRACKRALDNGMTPQKAIEGISRLRADGVRDPIVVTSYYNILHNMGVDVFIRRICEAGANAVLVPDLPIEEADQLLAQGAHHDIRVVLMISPNTPDHRLDRILRHASGLLYLTSVMGVTGVREQLQPAIEEVIRRVAQRSPIPILVGFGISKPEHAARVVCSGAAGVVIGSAICQIYDTAIDAPSTTLNQIGHLVRSIKDGCIQGLQGRVGQ; encoded by the coding sequence ATGATGCGTACACGTAATCCCAATCCGCTGGATGTTGTGATGTCGGAGGGGCATCCTATCCTCATGGCCCACGTCTATTCTGGCGATCCGACTGCAGAGTTCTCCCACCAACTCATCCGCACACTCACCTCGAATGGCGTCGACATAATCGAGTTTGGCATACCATTCTCAGACCCCACTTCAGATGGGGTGACCTTCCAACGTGCCTGTAAGAGAGCGCTTGACAATGGCATGACTCCTCAAAAGGCCATAGAAGGAATATCACGGCTCCGAGCTGATGGAGTGAGAGATCCCATTGTTGTGACCAGTTATTACAACATCCTTCACAATATGGGTGTTGATGTATTCATCCGACGTATATGCGAGGCCGGAGCCAATGCCGTTCTTGTCCCGGACCTTCCGATAGAGGAGGCCGATCAATTACTGGCCCAGGGTGCACACCATGATATTCGAGTCGTACTCATGATCAGTCCCAATACACCAGATCATCGACTTGATCGAATACTAAGACATGCAAGCGGCCTTCTATACCTCACCTCGGTAATGGGTGTCACAGGGGTACGAGAACAACTCCAGCCTGCAATTGAGGAGGTGATACGTAGAGTCGCTCAGCGGTCCCCCATTCCAATCCTTGTGGGTTTCGGAATATCCAAACCAGAACATGCAGCCAGAGTGGTATGTTCTGGAGCTGCAGGTGTTGTCATAGGGAGTGCAATCTGTCAGATCTACGATACGGCCATCGACGCGCCGAGTACGACTTTGAACCAGATTGGACATCTCGTCCGCAGTATAAAGGACGGCTGTATTCAGGGCCTGCAGGGGAGAGTGGGACAGTGA
- the trpB gene encoding tryptophan synthase subunit beta, with protein sequence MSQAYYDEFGGTYVSEVLMPVLEDLERAYKEIGTSPQFRAQYDSLLRGFAGRPTPLYRADRLARACNAPRVYLKREDLCHLGSHKINNTVGQVLLAKCMGKTRIIAETGAGQHGVATSATCAALGIKCRIYMGSQDIERQALNVFRMRQFGAEVVAVSAGSGTLKDAINEALRDYAANSRDTHYVIGSVVGPHPYPMIVRDFQSVIGRETREQILASEGRLPTLIIACVGGGSNAIGIFHAFMDDPVMLVGVEAGGLGVDTHRHGASICAGRPGVLHGQRSYFLQDEHGQIRETHSIAAGLDYPGVGPEHASLHKSGRVKYTNATDEQALEAFRTLSCHEGIIPALESAHAIAYLQRTGSQLSSDDLVVVCLSGRGDKDVALVAQMTA encoded by the coding sequence CTGAGTCAGGCATACTATGATGAGTTCGGAGGCACTTATGTGTCGGAGGTTCTGATGCCGGTACTCGAGGACCTTGAGAGAGCCTACAAGGAGATAGGGACGAGTCCTCAATTCAGGGCACAATATGACAGTCTTCTGAGAGGATTTGCAGGACGACCAACTCCACTCTACAGGGCTGACAGACTTGCAAGGGCCTGCAATGCACCAAGGGTGTACCTGAAGCGGGAGGACCTGTGTCACCTGGGCTCTCACAAGATCAACAACACCGTTGGACAGGTACTTCTTGCGAAGTGTATGGGGAAGACTCGCATAATTGCAGAGACTGGCGCAGGACAACATGGTGTTGCCACATCTGCAACCTGTGCAGCACTGGGTATCAAGTGTCGGATATACATGGGTTCGCAAGACATCGAACGCCAGGCTCTGAACGTGTTCAGGATGCGCCAGTTTGGGGCGGAGGTAGTCGCCGTATCCGCGGGTTCGGGAACACTAAAGGATGCCATCAACGAGGCACTGCGTGACTATGCTGCAAACAGCAGAGACACACACTATGTGATTGGGTCTGTCGTAGGACCACATCCATATCCGATGATTGTCCGTGACTTTCAATCGGTGATTGGCCGTGAGACCCGCGAACAGATACTTGCTTCAGAGGGCCGCCTACCGACACTCATCATTGCGTGTGTGGGAGGAGGAAGCAATGCAATAGGGATATTCCATGCTTTCATGGACGATCCTGTGATGTTGGTGGGAGTTGAGGCTGGCGGACTTGGAGTCGATACTCACAGACACGGAGCCTCGATATGTGCTGGTAGACCGGGTGTTTTACATGGCCAACGTAGTTACTTTCTTCAAGATGAGCACGGTCAGATTCGTGAGACCCATTCGATAGCCGCAGGTCTGGACTATCCTGGTGTGGGTCCAGAACACGCATCTCTGCACAAGTCTGGTCGTGTCAAGTACACTAATGCCACAGATGAGCAGGCACTCGAGGCCTTTCGTACTCTGTCTTGCCATGAGGGCATCATTCCGGCACTGGAGAGTGCACATGCGATTGCCTACTTGCAGAGAACAGGCAGTCAGCTCAGTTCTGATGACCTTGTTGTTGTGTGTCTCTCAGGCAGGGGTGACAAGGACGTGGCACTGGTCGCCCAGATGACGGCATAG
- the trpD gene encoding anthranilate phosphoribosyltransferase, translating to MIQPILAKLVERVDLTEQEASDTMAAIMQGVVSPAQVAGFLTALRMKGETAEELCAFAKIMRQTSIHINVPENALDTCGTGGDGTSSFNISTAAAFVIAGAGVPVAKHGNRGVSSKCGSADLLEATGIDISLTPLQVEQCISELGIGFLFAPTFHKAMKFVSGPRRELGLRTVFNLLGPLSNPAAVNYQLVGLFTPELTEKVAEVLCRFRLRRALVVHGSGLDELTTTGTTKVTEISGAHIDTYYVEPEEFGLRRVRPEDIRGGQPDHNRQILLDVLNGNASPYLDIVILNAGAGLYAADAVTSIRDGVELARDVIAEGSALGKLESLRLKSVELRGGRTQ from the coding sequence ATGATCCAACCCATACTGGCAAAACTGGTGGAACGTGTCGACCTCACCGAACAAGAGGCATCTGATACGATGGCAGCCATCATGCAGGGCGTAGTGAGCCCTGCACAGGTCGCTGGCTTTCTGACCGCTCTGAGGATGAAGGGCGAGACTGCGGAAGAACTGTGTGCATTTGCAAAGATAATGCGCCAGACGTCAATACACATCAACGTACCGGAGAACGCCTTGGACACCTGTGGGACCGGCGGTGATGGCACCTCGTCATTCAATATCTCGACAGCTGCAGCCTTTGTCATTGCGGGCGCAGGAGTTCCTGTGGCAAAACACGGCAATCGCGGTGTGTCGAGCAAATGTGGTTCTGCGGATCTCCTGGAGGCAACCGGGATAGATATCAGCCTGACACCACTTCAGGTGGAGCAGTGTATCTCTGAGTTGGGGATTGGATTCCTGTTTGCTCCAACATTTCACAAGGCCATGAAGTTTGTGAGCGGTCCCCGAAGAGAACTCGGGCTACGGACAGTATTCAACCTCCTAGGTCCACTATCAAATCCTGCTGCTGTGAATTACCAACTCGTGGGACTCTTCACGCCCGAACTGACAGAGAAGGTTGCAGAAGTGCTCTGTCGCTTCAGACTCAGACGTGCACTTGTCGTGCACGGGTCGGGACTCGACGAATTGACCACGACAGGGACCACCAAGGTCACAGAGATCAGTGGCGCGCACATTGATACGTATTATGTGGAGCCTGAGGAGTTTGGCCTGCGACGAGTCAGACCGGAGGACATCAGAGGAGGCCAACCTGACCACAACAGGCAGATACTGTTGGATGTCTTGAACGGCAATGCATCCCCATATCTGGACATAGTGATCCTCAATGCAGGCGCCGGATTATACGCCGCAGATGCAGTGACAAGTATTCGTGACGGGGTGGAACTTGCAAGGGATGTGATTGCTGAGGGGAGTGCATTGGGAAAACTAGAGTCACTCAGACTGAAGTCTGTTGAACTCAGAGGAGGGAGGACGCAATGA
- the aroF gene encoding 3-deoxy-7-phosphoheptulonate synthase has product MLVVMNSDATTEQIDGVIEVIRKMGMTPHPIRGKTQTAIGITGNEGRIDSARIEVMPGVVRVIEVTKPYTLASREFRSERTVIEVNGVEIGADRPVIVAGPCSVESDEQYLKAARTVQECGADMLRGGAFKPRSSPYEFQGLGIEGLKILDRARQLTGLPVVSEVLDINTFDLVERYVNIIQIGARNMQNFELLRRAGRSRRPVLLKRGMSATLIELLLAAEYIMTEGNYQVILCERGIRTFSDSSRFTLDLASIPELRTLTHLPLFVDPSHAAGRRHIVIPLARAGVAVGADGLIVEVHPCPEEALCDGAQALAPEAFRAFMAEIRGGRPPGMEAVVVVR; this is encoded by the coding sequence ATGTTAGTGGTAATGAATAGTGATGCTACAACTGAACAGATAGATGGAGTGATTGAGGTAATAAGAAAGATGGGGATGACTCCTCATCCAATACGGGGTAAGACCCAGACTGCAATAGGAATCACAGGAAATGAGGGACGAATCGACTCTGCAAGAATCGAGGTGATGCCTGGTGTGGTGCGGGTGATTGAGGTCACCAAGCCCTACACGCTTGCCAGTCGCGAGTTTAGGTCCGAACGTACAGTCATTGAGGTCAACGGAGTCGAGATTGGTGCAGACAGGCCGGTCATAGTGGCGGGACCATGTTCTGTCGAGTCCGATGAACAGTATCTCAAGGCGGCACGGACTGTACAAGAATGTGGTGCGGATATGCTGCGTGGTGGCGCATTCAAGCCACGAAGTTCACCATACGAGTTTCAGGGACTGGGCATCGAGGGGCTCAAGATTCTCGACAGGGCAAGACAACTGACAGGACTCCCGGTGGTTTCGGAGGTGCTTGACATCAACACATTTGATCTTGTGGAGCGGTACGTAAACATCATACAGATTGGGGCACGAAACATGCAGAACTTCGAGCTTCTTCGTAGAGCAGGAAGATCGAGGCGTCCTGTGCTGCTGAAACGAGGTATGTCCGCCACACTGATAGAACTTCTGCTTGCTGCCGAATACATCATGACAGAGGGAAACTATCAGGTCATCCTCTGCGAACGCGGAATCAGGACTTTCAGCGACTCCTCCAGATTCACGCTTGACTTGGCCAGCATTCCTGAGCTGAGGACTCTGACGCATCTTCCTCTGTTTGTGGACCCCAGTCACGCAGCAGGCAGACGTCATATCGTCATTCCGCTCGCGCGGGCTGGAGTGGCTGTGGGAGCAGATGGGCTGATCGTCGAAGTACATCCATGTCCTGAAGAGGCACTCTGTGACGGTGCACAGGCTCTGGCCCCCGAGGCATTCAGAGCGTTCATGGCAGAGATTCGTGGCGGACGTCCACCAGGCATGGAGGCAGTTGTGGTGGTGAGGTAA
- a CDS encoding phosphoribosylanthranilate isomerase codes for MCEEEGIDSLGFVLFSGLARSMEPAEVREIGSRLGPMITRTAILPYDDIETACDLALRSEVDAVQIHGCRPEHFDVLRGHGLKTICSVSVNSGTGVADVGCDELRELSSSCDCILFEPLVDGRCGGMGIRFDYECLRQRYVSCCRRFGVAGGLTPSNVHHALALRPYSVNVSSGVEYSVGLKNRELVRDFVRQCKNSQPRKEDAMR; via the coding sequence ATGTGCGAAGAGGAGGGCATAGACTCGCTCGGATTTGTGTTGTTCAGTGGACTGGCTCGTAGTATGGAACCTGCAGAGGTGAGAGAAATCGGAAGTAGACTGGGGCCCATGATCACAAGAACGGCCATTCTGCCGTATGATGACATAGAAACGGCCTGTGATCTGGCACTCAGGTCGGAAGTCGATGCAGTCCAGATTCACGGGTGCCGTCCTGAACACTTCGATGTGCTCAGAGGGCATGGTCTCAAGACCATCTGTTCTGTATCCGTCAACAGCGGAACGGGTGTGGCCGATGTTGGCTGTGATGAACTGAGAGAGTTGAGTTCATCATGTGACTGCATCCTATTTGAACCACTAGTAGACGGTAGATGTGGAGGAATGGGAATCCGCTTTGACTACGAGTGTCTGCGTCAGCGGTATGTCTCATGTTGTAGACGTTTTGGTGTTGCAGGTGGACTCACCCCCTCTAACGTACATCATGCTCTTGCACTGAGGCCATACTCTGTCAATGTCTCATCTGGTGTCGAATACTCGGTGGGTCTGAAGAATCGGGAACTGGTACGTGACTTTGTTCGTCAATGCAAGAACAGTCAACCTAGGAAGGAGGACGCGATGAGGTGA
- the aroE gene encoding shikimate dehydrogenase gives MTRRIVLVGCPLEHSMSPVIHNTALRALGLHKEYRYEPLALRGEELAGLVRDMSEGRIHGANITMPYKTEILRHVHPADEHTALVRSVNTLYCNAAGVVGTSTDGTGFKRSLTENDINPRGMNVLILGAGGAARAVIAVLLSMGVEQIAIHNRTMQHALELREMAHAISDIPVEASTSHEAGLHLSSFEMIVNCTPLGMSSDLKNMTPIHISRDDAHLVVVDLVYNPIRTVLLREAITAGCKVVDGTGVLVHQAAESLRIWLRREDIPVESMRAALLRELDASGAFTES, from the coding sequence ATGACGCGACGGATTGTTTTGGTGGGATGTCCTCTCGAACACTCTATGAGCCCGGTAATTCATAATACTGCCCTCAGAGCACTGGGTCTTCACAAGGAGTACAGATACGAGCCTCTGGCACTGAGAGGAGAGGAGTTGGCAGGACTGGTACGTGACATGTCAGAGGGGAGAATACATGGGGCCAACATCACCATGCCATACAAGACAGAGATTCTCAGACATGTTCATCCTGCAGACGAGCATACGGCTCTGGTGAGGTCTGTCAATACACTCTATTGCAATGCTGCTGGCGTGGTTGGCACCTCCACGGATGGTACTGGCTTCAAGAGATCTCTGACTGAGAATGATATCAACCCTCGGGGAATGAATGTCCTGATTCTTGGTGCTGGTGGTGCAGCGCGTGCAGTCATTGCGGTCCTGTTGAGCATGGGCGTCGAACAGATTGCAATTCACAATCGTACCATGCAGCACGCCCTAGAGCTCAGAGAGATGGCACACGCCATCTCAGACATCCCGGTTGAGGCCTCCACGTCCCATGAGGCGGGTCTGCATCTCTCCTCCTTTGAAATGATTGTGAACTGCACTCCACTAGGAATGAGTAGCGACTTGAAGAACATGACTCCGATTCACATCTCCAGAGACGATGCCCATCTTGTTGTGGTCGATCTTGTATATAATCCGATTCGAACTGTTCTTCTCAGGGAAGCCATCACTGCAGGCTGCAAGGTTGTTGATGGGACCGGAGTGCTTGTTCATCAGGCTGCCGAATCGCTCCGGATATGGCTGCGACGAGAAGACATACCTGTAGAGAGCATGCGTGCGGCTCTTCTCAGAGAACTGGATGCGTCAGGAGCGTTCACAGAGTCATGA
- a CDS encoding type I 3-dehydroquinate dehydratase yields the protein MTLTGTTADECIEQAQQTDADMVEHRIDLMIQTNDIERVYRECTRPIVATNRPSPPGERRKGGERRRIGLLLDAVYAGATHVDIELDAPRSSLDRVIDAAREAGCEVIVSRHFYDRAPALPELLSVWIQMQQLGADIAKIVTMPRTLQQATRVLSLYTHKGRSSGDLIAFGMGPVGKFTRVAALYMGAPFMYVCQSDGQEVAPGQLSLSVMRGIVEALS from the coding sequence ATGACGCTCACGGGGACAACTGCAGATGAGTGCATCGAGCAGGCCCAGCAGACAGATGCAGACATGGTAGAACATCGTATTGACCTCATGATACAGACCAATGACATTGAGAGAGTCTATCGTGAATGCACAAGACCTATAGTGGCCACAAATCGTCCCTCCCCACCCGGAGAGAGAAGAAAAGGAGGTGAGCGCCGTCGGATTGGTCTGCTCCTCGACGCTGTATATGCAGGAGCAACTCACGTGGATATCGAGTTGGACGCGCCACGGTCATCACTGGACAGGGTGATAGATGCAGCTAGGGAAGCGGGATGTGAGGTGATTGTCTCAAGACACTTCTATGACCGTGCCCCAGCCCTGCCCGAACTACTATCAGTCTGGATACAGATGCAACAACTTGGCGCAGACATCGCGAAGATTGTCACCATGCCTCGGACTCTTCAACAGGCAACTCGTGTCCTGAGTCTATACACTCACAAAGGTCGGAGCTCTGGAGACCTCATCGCCTTTGGAATGGGGCCGGTGGGGAAGTTTACACGTGTGGCTGCTCTATACATGGGTGCTCCGTTCATGTACGTCTGCCAGTCAGACGGGCAAGAGGTGGCCCCCGGTCAACTGTCGTTGTCAGTAATGAGGGGTATTGTGGAGGCACTCTCATGA
- a CDS encoding indole-3-glycerol-phosphate synthase → MTLTEQLGEVVGRITESKIQARRQHTSLTECLWGGHESGVKVIAEIKPASPTEGRLISPDDVSGPLRAFERGGASAVSVLVDSMYFGGSMELLSRVRSMTTLPVLAKGVFFEPLHLAECAVAGADACLLMTRVLDCTDASLSELMSVGRALRMEAVVEAATPEEIETVTQQGARLILVNARNIYTDLSIDRRNIAAAHGLDRECVLIAASGIFGPADVEQVYRDSGLRVDAVLVGTHLMKSDDVASSVRELVMCGQNVVTGG, encoded by the coding sequence ATGACCCTGACTGAACAACTGGGGGAGGTGGTCGGCAGGATTACAGAGTCAAAGATCCAAGCCCGACGACAACACACTTCATTGACTGAATGCCTGTGGGGTGGCCACGAGAGTGGTGTGAAGGTCATAGCAGAGATCAAGCCGGCATCACCGACAGAGGGCCGACTGATATCACCGGATGATGTATCGGGGCCTCTCAGAGCGTTTGAGAGAGGCGGAGCAAGTGCAGTATCTGTCCTTGTCGACTCCATGTATTTTGGTGGCTCTATGGAACTCCTCTCAAGGGTCAGAAGTATGACAACACTGCCGGTACTTGCCAAGGGGGTATTCTTTGAGCCATTACACCTTGCAGAGTGTGCTGTTGCAGGGGCGGATGCGTGCCTCCTCATGACAAGAGTCCTTGATTGTACAGATGCCAGCCTGAGTGAGCTGATGTCTGTGGGAAGAGCTTTGAGAATGGAAGCAGTAGTCGAGGCAGCAACTCCTGAGGAGATTGAAACAGTCACACAGCAGGGTGCTCGCCTCATCTTGGTCAATGCTCGCAACATCTACACAGACCTCTCAATAGACCGGAGAAACATCGCCGCTGCACACGGACTGGACAGGGAATGTGTGCTGATTGCAGCATCGGGCATATTCGGTCCTGCGGATGTAGAACAGGTCTACAGAGACTCGGGCCTGCGTGTGGACGCGGTGCTTGTCGGGACGCATCTGATGAAGTCTGATGATGTTGCTTCTTCGGTGAGAGAACTGGTGATGTGTGGTCAGAATGTAGTCACGGGAGGGTGA
- a CDS encoding aminodeoxychorismate/anthranilate synthase component II, which yields MSRVVIIDNFDSFVYNIAQYVGERDAEVCVVRNNTTFQSVMRLRPDRVIISPGPGHPQSAGVSLEILRHARQNIDTGRRTLPILGICLGHQAIGYVFGARIVRGSSPVHGKVSSVIHDGSGVFRGLACPLTVTRYHSLVIDPNTLPAELKVTARTEDGTIMALAHQDRSIVGLQFHPESILTQGGRQIIANYLEM from the coding sequence GTGAGTAGGGTTGTCATAATCGATAACTTCGACTCTTTTGTCTACAACATCGCGCAGTATGTCGGTGAGCGTGATGCTGAGGTCTGCGTGGTTCGAAACAACACCACGTTCCAATCAGTGATGCGTCTTAGACCTGATAGAGTGATCATCTCACCGGGTCCCGGTCATCCTCAGAGCGCAGGTGTGTCACTTGAAATACTCAGGCATGCACGACAGAACATCGACACAGGTAGACGCACGCTTCCCATTCTTGGGATATGCCTGGGTCACCAAGCCATCGGATATGTCTTTGGTGCAAGAATTGTCAGAGGTAGTTCTCCAGTCCACGGGAAGGTGTCGTCAGTCATCCATGATGGTAGTGGAGTCTTCCGTGGTCTCGCATGTCCATTGACTGTGACACGCTATCACTCTCTGGTGATAGACCCCAACACTCTACCCGCAGAACTGAAGGTGACGGCAAGAACTGAGGATGGTACCATAATGGCTCTGGCCCATCAAGACAGGTCTATCGTGGGTCTTCAGTTCCACCCCGAGTCTATACTGACTCAGGGGGGACGACAGATCATCGCCAATTACCTGGAGATGTGA
- the aroB gene encoding 3-dehydroquinate synthase has product MVRTQFSVAALSRRYTVFVGDRLLESPDMILDCLPRRVFIVTDSNVAGLYLEELCQRLREYNVVEVHSEVIPAGEQSKTLQTAERLYAFLAEHSASRTDMLIALGGGVVGDVTGFVASTFKRGLPLVQIPTTLVAQVDSSLGGKTGINLSSGKNVVGTFYQPEIVLADIDTLTTLPEREYVSGLAEVIKYGVAMDPRLFRFLESNHKRVTQRESSVLRYIVERCLRHKARVVERDEREERGEREILNFGHTVGHALEICSHLQYSHGEAVAIGIVCEALLSVNQGLLDPGVPERIRTLLSAFGLPTHVEVDIVPRILNGVFRQDKKTRMEGIQTPLLRDIGHVKMQIVRPELFLDQLTRCEESC; this is encoded by the coding sequence ATGGTACGCACTCAGTTCAGTGTCGCTGCACTCAGCAGGAGATACACCGTATTCGTGGGAGACAGACTCCTCGAGTCGCCCGATATGATTCTCGATTGTCTACCACGACGTGTCTTCATCGTCACCGACTCAAATGTGGCAGGTCTGTACCTTGAGGAGTTGTGTCAGAGGCTGAGAGAATACAATGTTGTGGAGGTCCACTCAGAAGTCATACCAGCCGGAGAGCAGAGCAAGACACTACAGACTGCGGAGCGACTCTATGCATTTCTTGCTGAGCATTCTGCCTCAAGAACTGACATGCTAATAGCACTAGGCGGCGGAGTCGTGGGTGACGTGACAGGGTTTGTTGCGTCCACATTCAAGCGAGGGTTGCCACTGGTTCAAATCCCCACCACACTTGTCGCCCAGGTCGACTCCTCGCTTGGTGGCAAGACAGGCATAAACCTGTCAAGTGGAAAGAACGTGGTAGGGACCTTCTACCAACCCGAGATTGTTCTCGCCGACATTGACACACTCACGACTCTTCCTGAGAGAGAGTATGTATCAGGTCTGGCGGAGGTGATCAAGTATGGAGTCGCCATGGACCCACGCCTGTTCAGATTCCTTGAGAGCAACCACAAGAGGGTGACACAGAGGGAGTCGTCGGTTCTTCGATACATCGTAGAGAGATGCCTACGACACAAGGCCAGGGTCGTTGAACGTGACGAACGTGAGGAGCGTGGCGAGAGAGAGATTCTGAACTTTGGTCACACTGTTGGTCATGCCTTGGAGATATGCTCTCATCTGCAGTATTCTCACGGTGAAGCAGTCGCTATTGGCATCGTCTGCGAGGCCCTGCTATCAGTCAATCAGGGACTCCTTGACCCTGGAGTACCAGAACGCATCAGGACGCTCCTGTCTGCATTTGGTCTGCCGACACATGTAGAAGTGGACATCGTACCAAGAATACTGAATGGGGTCTTCAGACAGGACAAGAAGACGAGAATGGAGGGGATTCAGACTCCTCTCCTGAGAGACATCGGTCATGTGAAAATGCAGATTGTGAGACCTGAGCTCTTTCTAGATCAGCTGACGAGGTGTGAAGAGTCATGTTAG
- a CDS encoding 3-phosphoshikimate 1-carboxyvinyltransferase — MIVRGGESHIEGCVTAPASKSYTQRALVCGLLSRGVTRIRNPLLCSDTTATINACRAVGATVELGRELIIESEGEL, encoded by the coding sequence ATGATTGTACGGGGTGGGGAGTCTCACATTGAGGGATGTGTGACCGCGCCCGCTTCAAAGAGTTACACACAACGAGCACTGGTATGCGGTCTTCTGTCCCGAGGTGTGACAAGGATACGGAATCCGTTGTTGTGCAGTGACACTACGGCAACAATCAATGCATGTAGGGCAGTGGGTGCAACAGTAGAGCTGGGTCGAGAACTGATCATAGAGAGTGAGGGTGAACT